The nucleotide sequence atagtgccggcgccccatgtacagaggcaatgcCTCACTGCAGCAGTCGCAGGCTCAACTccagcttgcaaccctttgctgcatgtcaacccctactctctctctcaccccatttcactctgtcctgttcattaaaggcaaaaaaaaaagcccaaaaaataatcttaaaaaaaaacaaaaaactttgaACCTTGAAATTCtatttataaatattattattacatatgtaAAATTGTGGTATAAAATTATCACAATTTTATGCACTTTTCCCATATCATTTCCTTGTttggttggttgtttttaattttcttttttatgtatttatttaattaattttcttgtttttaattttctccttCTGTTGCtgattgccttcttcccatgttttgaAGGGTTAATTGGTATGGATGTTGCTGTAAGTAGAGTCAGTCTTGGAGTGAGTCAGCATAAAATCTGGTATCAGCAATCCTAAGTAATGAAAAGATAATTAACACCCAATCCACTCAATCATTGGAATTgttgtaaaaaagtaaaatcatttgtttaaccctttgaaaagGTGATGATGCCAGCACCCTGATGACAACATTCATTCAATATTCTTAAGCTTTATTCCATAAATTATGACTGTCATTTCATATATTCAAACCGTCAACTCAAACAACCTGTATTTTAGTGACATCAAACTGAATTCCCAGTTTGTGTTTAGTCATCAAAGAAAGATGATTTAAACAGAAGAACCAACCCAGGTACAGTCAAAGACTCTCAGCACAGGCTGAGTGCATCACAGGGCTGCTGCATGAGCAACTCAAGCAGATGTATGTCGAAGCTGTTTCTCTGAAGTCACACTATATGATCTGCACATGGGGAGGTTTGTCAGGATACTAGatctaaatgaatgaaattgtgACAGCTGATAGACTTTAATGGATAATGTCTCTGTACTAACCTTTTTTGTGCTTTCAGGATTAAATTACACAGTGCAGCACCGAATCATTATCTTCGCTCTGACTTTACTGTGTTACTCAGTCATTTGGATAGTAAATGCTGCTCTCATCATAACCATCATTGTGGACAGAAAACTTCATGCGCCTATGCATATATTCTTGTGTAACCTGTGTATTAATGGACTTTATGGAACAGCAGGCTTTTACCCCAAATTCCTCATGGATCTTCTGTCTACCACTCATGTCATCTCTTATGCTGGATGCCTTCTGCAGGGTTTTGTGTTGCGCTCTTCCGCCAATGCTGAGTTTTCTTTTCTAGCTGTGATGGCCTATGACAGATATGTGGCTATATGTCGTCCTCTGGTGTACCACTCTGTGATGTCTAAACagagagtttgtgtgtttgtactttttGCTTGGCTTGTACCCATTTATTTGGTGTTCATGGGTTCAGTTACAATATCAAAATCAAGGTTATGTGGCTCACACATACCAAAAATCTACTGTATAAATTGGCTGGTTGGTAGACTAGCTTGTTCTGCCTCCATAGCAAACATTGCGATCCCAGcctttaattttactttttattctggccattttgtctttattatttGGTCATATGTATATCTGATCAGAACATGTCTAACATCCAGAGAAAACATGACAAAGTTTATACAAACATGTCTGCCACATTTATTCTGTTTACTCTCTTTTTCTATGTGTTTGCTTTTTGATTTGTTGTATATGCGATTTGGCTCAAAAGATTTACCACAAAGTGCCCAGAACTTTATGGAGACTGTATTTCTCCTCATTCCTCCACTGTTCAATCCCCTTATATATGGTTTCAAATTGACCCAAATAAGAAATAGAATTATGGAGTTTCTGTGCTGTAAACATCTCTAGACTAGGAAACCATACGTACTGTGTGATTTTCATATTGATGCCAATCATAATCTTTAATATGTGCATGTTTTTCAGTATCAATTAAAGTAGGTTCAGATGTAGTATTAGTGATATTATAAACATGAAATCTGTCAAGTGATGGCTGTGTAAATTAGTTAGAGAATACAATCTGAGCAAAGCAGTCGACTTCCAAANNNNNNNNNNNNNNNNNNNNNNNNNNNNNNNNNNNNNNNNNNNNNNNNNNNNNNNNNNNNNNNNNNNNNNNNNNNNNNNNNNNNNNNNNNNNNNNNNNNNNNNNNNNNNNNNNNNNNNNNNNNNNNNNNNNNNNNNNNNNNNNNNNNNNNNNNNNNNNNNNNNNNNNNNNNNNNNNNNNNNNNNNNNNNNNNNNNNNNNNNNNNNNNNNNNNNNNNNNNNNNNNNNNNNNNNNNNNNNNNNNNNNNNNNNNNNNNNNNNNNNNNNNNNNNNNNNNNNNNNNNNNNNNNNNNNNNNNNNNNNNNNNNNNNNNNNNNNNNNNNNNNNNNNNNNNNNNNNNNNNNNNNNNNNNNNNNNNNNNNNNNNNNNNNNNNNNNNNNNNNNNNNNNNNNNNNNNNNNNNNNNNNNNNNNNNNNNNNNNNNNNNNNNNNNNNNNNNNNNNNNNNNNNNNNNNNNNNNNNNNNNNNNNNNNNNNNNNNNNNNNNNNNNNNNNNNNNNNNNNGCTCAGGACCTTGACTTTTTTGCTTCTACAGTCTCTGAGCCATGTTATATACTTATACATACATGTCATAATGGCTAGTACTCCATAATCaagatgtatttttcttttgtgttttcaaattcATATTTCAAAGTCTGTGCAACTTGATTGCAAGTACAACCTTAAGTATTTGTTTCATCTTTTGCTAGTTTCATTGAAAAAGTTTTtcttaaaacaaacactgcctcttttctttttctaactCAACTACAGTGccaatgaaattaaatgttacATTATGGTGTGGTGGGTATGATAAGTTACATTATTTGTACATTTGCATGTCTGTACATTTTCTCAAACATACCATGTTTTTCCATTTGATTTACCCCCCATCAATCATATAGTAGTATCCAATCTGATACAAATCAACCAGCTCATTTTTAAGTTGCATCATTTTTATGTTGAAGAATGCTTCTCTAAATGTTCCACAATATCAAGAAAGCATATTTAAAAGAATGCAAATGTctcttttatttgaaataaaaacaatttattaCAATTTCGTCATTATCGATTTATTTGACACatgaaattatataaaatacaatTCCAGTGAAATTGGAGAGTAGTTCCTTTGCAACTTCCTCCCAAACTCCACTATCATCTCCTCAGTCTTCCTAAAAGGAGGAGATTGTTGTGCTGACACCAGCGGGTAAGGTCCTCTGCCTCTGTCATGTATGCCTTTTCATTGTTATATGTGATTGGGCCGCCACAGCTGTGTTGTACGCGTACTTGATAATAGTTTTGGAGTCAAAAGTGGCTACACAGTCATGTGTGTACACATGCTTGCTTTATCTCTGTTAGCAAGGGTTCCAAagttttgtcatcattttagTCAACAATACATTTGTAAAGCCACAAGGTTTGGACTGAATGCAGGTATCATTTGATTAGAGATGTTTCGGCTATTTTGGTGGATACCTTTTTCCTTCATCCACCATTTTACAACTGCAAAAATAGTGACCTAATAGGCTACAGGGCCTATGATGTAAACACAAGTTTAAATAACTTGGTTTTAATTGGCCAGTGAACTTAGTCCTGGAACACACACGTAGCAAGCTCTCATGAATGACAGGCACACAGAAAGGGCCACAGGGCTAGTAAAAATTTGAATCTTTTAAACCAGCTCACTGATGTGGATTTGTCCTGGTATGCCAGGTAGCCAGTACACACCACTGGTGTCTGACTACATTTTCCCCTGCTGGAGCTTGACTCTTTGGACCAGTAAGCTGCCCAGCAGAGCCTCAGCTGCAGCCCCAACAGCTGACCGGGTACTCGACCCTGTTGCCACCCTGGAGGAGCCAGCAAGGGCCCCAAATGCAGCTCCCAGTGCGGCGCCTCCAGCCCTCAGCCACGACAGAGTCCAGTCAGCCTTAAGTTGCCCCACTTGATTTGTAGTCTTGCTCTATGGAACCAGTAAGAATCACTGTGTTAGGTAATGTGACAGGCTGCTATCCAAACACTCAGTAGTGTAGTATAAAGTGCCGCTCACTTATACTGTTGCTTGGAAGTCAGTGATACAGAGGTAGAGTGATATGTCAAGCTCAAGTCCTGTGAACAGAGTGTACGTTCCGTGGTGAATATGAATGTTTAATAAAGTACTGAGGCATGATGTTAACGTTAAGCGCCTGACTGTCCGTTTTACACGACAAGCAGCCTGGTCATGTGAGACTACAACAGTACCTGTTAATAACTTTTTATGTAatccatttttttccatttgcactCACCACTCCTGTTTGGCTTACACCTATGCAGAACAGTAGTGGTAACAGTGCATCCCCTTGGTATATGCCGCATTTGATGTTGATTTGGGCATTTGGCTTTGAGTTGGCCTCTAGGGTCGTCTTCCACATTCCCATGGAGTTCTTTATGAAGGCCGTTAGTGTCCTGTTGATCTTGTATAAATCCAGACATTccagtatccatgtgtgtggcaTTGAGCAGTAGGCATTCTGGTAGTCAGTCCAGACGGTGCACAGGTTGGTCTTCCTGCTCTTGCTGGTCCTTGGCTCCTCTAGTGTTACTGCCAATGCCTTTCTGTGTCTCACTCATGTATTGGACCATATGCCTAGTTATCTTAGCTGCTAAGATGCCTGACAGGAGCTTCCATGTTGTGGGGAGACAGGTTATCAGTCTGTAGTTGGATGGGATGGTTCCCTCCTGGAAGTCTTACATTATCAGGACTGTTCTGCCCTGTGTCAACCATGGCAGCTGGGCCATCTGTGCTGCTACGTGTTCATGGAGTGCAGTTAGCTTCTTCAGCCAGTATGTATGGATCCTATCAGGGTCAAGTGCTGTCCAGCTCTTCATCTTTGACACTCTTTCCTGGATGTCTGCCATTGAGATGTTTACTGGTTCTTGTTCAGGGAGGTTGCTGTAGCCAGCTCTTAGGTCCACCAGCCATTGGGCATCAGTGTTGTGTGATGCTTCTCTTTCCCATATGCCCTTCCAGTATGTTTCCACCTCAGCTCTTGGTGCGTCTGACCTGCTGTTATTTCCCTGCCACTGAGAGAACACCTTGGCTGGTTCAGTGGAGGACATCCTGTTTATTCTCCTGGCATCTACTTCTTTGGTGTATCTCTTCAGCCGGGTGGCCAGGGTTGTTCGTCTTTGTTAGGCAGTTTCAAGTGCCTCAGGAATTGAgaacttgttttattttcttggtACCCCTTTAATCACCATGTTCCCTCTGTGTAGCTCTGCTAGTTGGCTAACTTCTGTCCGTGTTTGCCTCAGCTctctactgttaacttataaagctctaaatggtcaagctccatcatatcttagagagctcatagtgccatattatcccaccagaacactgcgctctgagaacgcagggttactNNNNNNNNNNNNNNNNNNNNNNNNNNNNNNNNNNNNNNNNNNNNNNNNNNNNNNNNNNNNNNNNNNNNNNNNNNNNNNNNNNNNNNNNNNNNNNNNNNNNNNNNNNNNNNNNNNNNNNNNNNNNNNNNNNNNNNNNNNNNNNNNNNNNNNNNNNNNNNNNNNNNNNNNNNNNNNNNNNNNNNNNNNNNNNNNNNNNNNNNNNNNNNNNNNNNNNNNNNNNNNNNNNNNNNNNNNNNNNNNNNNNNNNNNNNNNNNNNNNNNNNNNNNNNNNNNNNNNNNNNNNNNNNNNNNNNNNCGGGTACCCGagcagtgcaggactctgccctGAGCACATTGGAAAATAGGGTAAAAAGCTAGGGAAAAATTCtatttataaatattattattacatatgtaAAATTGTGGTATAAAATTATCACAATTTTATGCACTTTTCCCATATCATTTCCTTGTttggttggttgtttttaattttcttttttatgtatttattaactaattttcttgtttttaattttctccttttgttgctgattgccttcttcccatgttttgaAGGGTTAATTGGTATGGATGTTGCTGTAAGTAGAGTCAGTCTTGGAGTGAGTCAGCACAAAATCTGGTATCAGCAATCCTAAGTAATGAAAAGATAATTAACACCAAATCCACTCAATCATTGGAATTGTtgtaaaaaaagtaaaatcatttgtttaaccctttgaaaagGTGATGATGCCAGCACCCTGATGACAACATTCATTCAATATTCTTAAGTTTTATTCCATAAATTATGACTGTCATTTCATATATTCAAACCGTCAACTCAAACAACCTGTATTTTAGTGACATCAAACTGAATTCCCAGTTTGTGTTTAGTCATCAAAGAAAGATGATTTAAACGGAAGAACCAACCCAGGTACAGTCAGAGACTCTCAGCACAGGCTGAGTGCATCACAGGGCTGCTGCGACTCTCAGCACAGGCTGAGTGCATCACAGGGCTGCTGCATGAGCAACTCAAGCAGATGTATGTCAAAGCTGTTTCTCTGAAGTCACACTATATGATCTGCACATGGGGAGGTTTGTCAGGATACTAGatctaaatgaatgaaattgtgACAGCCAGTGCTGGACTGGCCATCGGGCATACCGGGCATTTGCCCGGTGGGCCGATGGTAATTTTGGGccgggccttttttttttttttttttttttaagtcatgtcATGATACCTATTGGTACACAAAACTGGTAGATCGGCCCATTAGTCATGATTGATTCTGGGCTGGACCAATTACAGCCAAGGGCCGATGCCCCCTCCCACTTGGGCCTCGGCTGCCAGTCAATCaatcatacagagagagaggagattgaCAAAATTGAGAAGAAACTCAAAGGAGGTGCGgaaaaaataagagagaaaaagagacaagccCTTTAGGAAGATGCtgccaaatgtgttaaaataacacagaTGTTTGCTGGCTATGGCGGAGCTTCTTCAGCGGCAGCATCAGTGACCGCACCCGCACTGGCATCCAAAGCAGCCGCAGCAGGTAATGATGGCGGAGGTGGCCGTCAGCAGGTGGATGAGGCGAAggggaggcaggaggaggagacccGCGGCCGCCGCATTATATGACGACGGCACAGGCGGTGCGACTGGAGGGGAATTTGAACTTCAGGTAAGAAGTGATGAACTGCAGTCTACCTGGGTCAGATATGAATCAAGTTTGGTTGATAGTTTATTTTCGTTGTGCTTGCTAACTCTTAACACAGCATAGTTATGAGTAGGCCATTTAACAATTTAGCTGGCTGTTGAGCAGCATGACGGGGTTTCTCTACTGCTGGGCTGTTTCTATGATGTTATACTAGTGATGGTGATCTTAGTGCTtcagtaactttattttattcatttagttaGTTAAGTATAGTCTTTATTAGTTAGgtagtaaaatatttcaatgtcTATTAATTGATATAAGTGCACTATGCAGTAATTCTTTACTCTGACACAGCTAAAGCTCAACAGAGCAAAAATGTTCATGTAAAACCAGATGATGAGGCTAGTATTCATCATAAACCCTCTACACTTGCAAATATAATTTAGAATGAATCAAATTAGGATTTGCCAGGAGATGTGATGCTGCTCATTAACATAAAAGTGGCTTGGAGTTAAAAGTAACtacttaaatgtatttgtcttttatacATAAATATCCTCTTTATTTATCCTCTTTATTCTagatatgttgtgtttttatcttattgGTTTTTTTACTGACATGTAACAGCAAACTCTTGTGGACAATAATtacctgtattttgtttttattgtgggcatgtttccattcaatttaaaatatccCTTCACTTTTTAAAGGTTGCCATGTTTGAGGAAGTATTATGTATTGCTGTGCTGTTTATTGATGTGGTGAGTACATAGTCTATGAAAATATTACTAAatctttcatttattcattttagtaTTCATCAATGATCATGTCTCACCTCTGTTCCTCACTGTTCAGTTTTCAGGATCCCATCAtacgttcattgttcaggaggttcacTAGACCAAGCAGCCTTTTGGGTTCCTCTAAGTAAGTACTGTATAGAATAATGGGACTGGGAGGATGGTGTAGGTTTAAATTTATTAGACAAGTACATATACACCAACAAGACAGTGCAcaagaaagtttgttttcattcataggCTTCATTGTCTTTCCATCAATACCTGGTGGGCCGGACTAGGCTCAAAATGCCCGGGCCgattttttgtcccagtccagccctggTGACAGCTGATAGACTTTAATGGATAATGTCTCTGTACTAACCTTTTTTGTGCTTTCAGGATTAAATTACACAGTGCAGCACCGAATCATTATCTTCACTCTGACTTTACTGTGTTACTCAGTCATTTGGATATTAAATGCTGCTCTCATCATAACCATCATTGTGGACAGAAAACTTCATGAGCCTATGCATATATTCTTGTGTAATCTGTGTATTAATGGACTTTA is from Epinephelus moara isolate mb chromosome 7, YSFRI_EMoa_1.0, whole genome shotgun sequence and encodes:
- the LOC126393586 gene encoding olfactory receptor 49-like; this encodes MDNVSVLTFFVLSGLNYTVQHRIIIFALTLLCYSVIWIVNAALIITIIVDRKLHAPMHIFLCNLCINGLYGTAGFYPKFLMDLLSTTHVISYAGCLLQGFVLRSSANAEFSFLAVMAYDRYVAICRPLVYHSVMSKQRVCVFVLFAWLVPIYLVFMGSVTISKSRLCGSHIPKIYCINWLVGRLACSASIANIAIPAFNFTFYSGHFVFIIWSYVYLIRTCLTSRENMTKFIQTCLPHLFCLLSFSMCLLFDLLYMRFGSKDLPQSAQNFMETVFLLIPPLFNPLIYGFKLTQIRNRIMEFLCCKHL